A genomic window from Periweissella cryptocerci includes:
- a CDS encoding GNAT family N-acetyltransferase → MLAHILEETIQPKAPTNINPNIAFRLAEANDLPIFTAIYNESIRTRGITTDLEEQTVEQRRGWFEAHQNDPRHPIFAAVENNQVVGYGSLSVYRPRKGVDAVAEISYYFDHSVRGKGFGSAIMDYLISYAQTQGFSNLLAFVNGLNETSAGLLTKFGFAEWGRFPGISFDGEFFHDQIIFGRKI, encoded by the coding sequence ATGCTTGCTCATATTCTTGAAGAAACTATTCAACCAAAGGCACCCACAAACATTAACCCAAACATTGCCTTCCGTTTGGCGGAAGCGAATGATTTACCAATTTTTACTGCTATTTATAATGAATCGATTCGGACCCGGGGTATTACGACGGATCTTGAAGAACAAACAGTTGAACAACGGCGCGGCTGGTTTGAAGCGCATCAAAATGATCCGCGGCATCCCATCTTTGCGGCAGTGGAAAATAATCAAGTTGTAGGTTATGGCTCACTTAGCGTGTATCGTCCGCGGAAAGGGGTGGACGCCGTGGCTGAAATTTCTTACTATTTTGATCATAGCGTTCGCGGTAAAGGCTTCGGCTCAGCCATTATGGATTACTTGATTTCATATGCACAAACGCAAGGTTTTAGTAATTTATTGGCGTTTGTGAATGGCTTGAACGAAACTAGCGCCGGGTTGTTAACCAAATTTGGCTTTGCTGAATGGGGCCGCTTTCCCGGAATTAGTTTTGATGGAGAATTTTTCCATGATCAAATTATCTTTGGTCGTAAAATTTAA
- a CDS encoding GNAT family N-acetyltransferase: MTESAYEIRLAINNDLPRLTDIYNQSIRARGITADLDEQSVEQRRGWFEEHQNNLRYPLYVLVADGAVQGYGYLGPYRTRRSFDQTAEVSYYFDHQVRGRGYGSAMLQHLIEIGREQKMTTLIAAIFNTNTQSAGLLKKFGFAEWGRLPRISFDGENYQDQVYYGREI; this comes from the coding sequence ATGACGGAATCAGCTTACGAGATTCGCTTGGCTATCAATAATGATTTACCACGATTGACGGATATTTATAATCAGTCAATTCGGGCCCGGGGCATCACCGCGGATTTAGATGAGCAATCGGTTGAACAGCGGCGAGGTTGGTTTGAGGAACATCAAAATAATTTGCGCTATCCGTTATATGTGCTTGTGGCTGACGGTGCGGTGCAAGGATATGGGTATCTTGGACCATATCGAACTAGGCGGAGCTTTGACCAAACGGCGGAAGTTTCATATTATTTCGATCACCAAGTGCGTGGTCGTGGATATGGATCTGCGATGCTACAGCATTTAATTGAAATTGGACGCGAACAAAAAATGACAACTTTAATTGCGGCGATTTTTAATACAAACACGCAGAGTGCTGGTTTATTAAAAAAATTCGGCTTTGCAGAATGGGGTCGGTTACCGCGAATTAGTTTTGACGGTGAAAACTATCAAGATCAAGTTTATTACGGTCGAGAAATATAA
- the brnQ gene encoding branched-chain amino acid transport system II carrier protein produces the protein MDQKQHNWRNTVLVASLIFGMFFGAGNLIFPVQLGQLAGGNWLLATAGFLVTGTLVPFLAMLAVSVTRSKGVFDIAKPVAPWFGTVFLVMLHLTIGPFFGTPRTAATAFSMGVAPLLPKGMQTVGMLIFSAVFFGLAYFLSTKEANVVAWIGKYLNPLFLVLLVGTLLLAVFLPMGNLHQQVGEAYQSNAFFQGFLDGYNTMDGIALLALAVTVVYAIKGLGYHEDAVPKVVAKSGLLAIAAEVVLYTGLVLLGTSSLGTFKAAANGGDAFAQIVAHYTGNFGTLFTGLVVTLAVFTTAMGLFASFAQDMHKTFPKVSYKNFLRAIAVGSFVTANAGLTNIITWAVPVLMLMYPLALSLITLSLLAKYFNRASVVYRAMMLFVAGPALLDALANSPLVTKVWAAGLVNEYHHIVPFASMGLGWVLPGAFGFVLGYGLYKFSPELQTGGVILHSADVE, from the coding sequence ATGGATCAAAAGCAACACAATTGGCGCAATACAGTTTTGGTAGCTTCATTAATTTTCGGGATGTTCTTTGGGGCTGGTAATTTAATTTTTCCGGTTCAACTTGGTCAATTAGCTGGTGGAAATTGGCTCTTGGCAACAGCGGGGTTTTTGGTTACGGGGACGTTGGTACCATTTCTAGCGATGCTCGCAGTTAGTGTGACACGTAGTAAAGGCGTGTTTGATATCGCCAAACCAGTCGCACCGTGGTTTGGCACGGTATTCTTAGTAATGCTGCATTTAACAATTGGTCCGTTTTTTGGAACTCCGCGGACTGCCGCCACTGCATTCTCGATGGGAGTGGCACCTTTATTACCAAAGGGCATGCAAACCGTTGGAATGCTCATTTTTTCAGCAGTGTTCTTCGGCTTAGCATATTTTCTTAGTACTAAAGAGGCCAATGTGGTTGCTTGGATTGGTAAGTATTTGAATCCGTTATTTTTAGTTTTGCTAGTCGGAACTTTATTGTTGGCAGTTTTTTTACCAATGGGAAACTTACACCAACAGGTTGGGGAAGCATACCAAAGTAACGCATTCTTCCAAGGATTCTTGGATGGTTACAATACAATGGACGGAATTGCCTTATTGGCTTTAGCTGTAACCGTTGTTTATGCAATCAAGGGTCTAGGCTATCATGAAGATGCTGTGCCCAAAGTCGTAGCAAAGTCAGGCTTGCTCGCAATTGCTGCTGAAGTTGTTTTGTACACTGGCTTAGTATTACTTGGTACATCAAGTTTGGGAACATTTAAAGCCGCTGCAAATGGTGGGGATGCGTTCGCTCAAATTGTTGCACATTACACTGGTAATTTTGGAACTTTATTCACGGGACTGGTTGTTACATTGGCTGTCTTCACAACCGCAATGGGGCTCTTTGCTTCATTTGCTCAAGATATGCACAAGACGTTTCCGAAAGTCAGTTATAAAAATTTCTTACGGGCAATTGCAGTAGGTTCATTTGTAACTGCGAATGCCGGATTGACCAACATTATTACCTGGGCAGTACCAGTTTTGATGTTGATGTATCCACTGGCCTTGTCACTAATCACGTTGTCATTGTTGGCGAAGTACTTTAACCGGGCGAGTGTTGTGTATCGAGCCATGATGTTGTTTGTGGCTGGACCTGCGTTGCTAGACGCATTGGCTAACTCGCCATTGGTCACTAAGGTTTGGGCGGCGGGCCTTGTTAACGAATATCACCATATCGTACCTTTCGCCTCAATGGGATTAGGCTGGGTATTACCCGGAGCCTTTGGATTCGTATTAGGTTATGGCTTGTACAAATTCAGCCCAGAATTACAGACGGGTGGTGTGATTTTGCACTCAGCTGATGTTGAATAG
- a CDS encoding DUF3042 family protein, which yields MKKFGTGVLIGVLSTVAAGVGALAGFHKTVVKPVKDEEAKFENTRIKSARKGRSAHSSKF from the coding sequence ATGAAGAAATTTGGTACAGGCGTATTAATTGGGGTTCTTAGTACAGTTGCTGCTGGTGTCGGTGCACTTGCTGGCTTCCACAAAACGGTGGTTAAGCCCGTTAAGGACGAAGAAGCAAAGTTTGAAAACACACGCATCAAATCAGCTCGTAAGGGTCGTTCAGCTCACAGCTCAAAATTTTAA